TGCTGTCGGCCAGGTACTGCAGCAGCCACAGCAGGGCCTCAAAGCTGAACAGCAGCGCAATGCCGAACAGCACCACCGTTTCCACACTCGCGCCCTGGCGCCAGGCCAGCCACTGGATGAGGCCTGTGGCGCAGGCCGCCCCGGCAAAGGCACACAGCGGCACGGCCATGTTCTCGCCCCACACAATCAGGCTCAGCCCGCCCACCACGGCGCCCGATGCCCCCACGGCCGCAGCGGCCGACACCCCCAGCGTGAAGGGGCTGGCCAGCGGGTTGTTCAGCGCGGTCTGCATCTCGCCCCCGGCCAGGCCCAGGCTGGCACCCACCAGCACGGCCATCACCGCATAGGGCAGGCGCACCTCCCACAGGATCACCTGCTGCGCAGCGGGCAGGCTTTGCGGCGCCCACAGGCCGCGCAGCACATCGGCCAAGGCAAACGTGGACGGGCCCAGCGCCACATCGACCGCCACGCTGGTGGCCAGCATGGCGGCCAACGCAGCCAAAAGCCACCAGCGCAGGCGCACCAGGCTGCGGTAGCGCTGGTGCAGCGAAGCGCGGGATTCGGGCGGTATGGCGGGGCTGGCGGGCAGCGGCTGCGGGGCAGGCTGCGCGGGCTGGCGGGCGGCAAAGGTCATTCAAACAGAGGGGGTCAACGTCATAAAAGGAACCCACGGGGCGATTGGGCCAGCGCCAGGGCGTCGATGAGTGCGGGGGCCATCACAGCGCCGTGGTCCAGCCCGGGCAGCACGCCCAGTTGCACTTGCAGCTCGGGCCAGTGCAGGGCGGTGAGTGCATCGGTCAGCTGGTGGATGTGCTCCCACATGCGCCGCTCCTGCAGCACGGCAGTGCGGGCTGCGTTGGGTGCGGCCTCGGCCCGCTCCAGCGCGCCCAGGCGCAGTTGCAACTGCGCCTGGAAGGCACGCTGCGGCGGCGCGTGGCGCTGTGCAAAGGCCTGCGCGGTTTGCATCACCTGCCCCTGGTTCCACCACACCGAAGGGCTGGCGGCAGCATAGCGGGTGAACTGCTGTGGCCGCGTGAACAGTGCATGCAGCACCAGCAGCCCGCCAAACGAATGGCCGAACAGGGTGTGCCGCTGCGGGTCGATGGCAAAGCGCTTTTGCAGATGCGGCTGCACCTGGTGCGCAATGAAGTCCAGCAACCGGTCGGCCCCACCGGCCTGTGGCGCGGGGCGCTGGCCTGGGGCGGGCGGGGTGTAGTCGCGCTGGCGTGCGGGCTGGTCGTAGGGGGCATCGCTGGGGTGGCCAAGGCCCACCACCACGGCGCTGCCCTGGTCCCCGCGCATGTCGGCGGGGCGGCCTGCGCTGTTGCGTGCCAGTTGCCCGGCCAGGGCAAAGCAGGCGTTGCCGTCCAGCACATACAGCACCGGGTGGCCGGTGGCGGGCGCAGGGCCTTGCGGGGCTTGCACCCACACGCGCCAGGTCAGGCCGCTCGCGGGGTCGGTCCAGTCGCGCTGGGTGGCGCCGGGTAGGTGGGCCGCCTGTTCAGCGCCCTGGGGTGCCGACCGCTGTGTGGGGCCAGCGCAGCCTGCTAGCCATAGGCCGGAGGCGGCCGTCGCGGCCAAGGCCGTGCGGCGAGGCATGGCGGATGGCATCACAGGCCCGTCCAGTACACGCCCTGCAGCGGGATGGGCTGGTGGCGCGCGTACAGCGCCTTCAGCGTGGCCTGCGGGTCCAGGTCGGCAAACAACTCGGGGTAGAGCCACTTGGCCATCACCTGCACCGCTACCACGTTGAACGGCGAGTTGTAGTAGTGGTGCCAGATGGCGTAAGCCCGGCCCTGCTGTACCGCCTGCAGCGCGTTGATGCCGCGCCGCTGGTTGGCCCGCGCCAGCGACTGGCGGGCGGCCTCGGGCGTGGCGTCGGCGCCCAGCACAATGCGCTGCGCCCCCTTTTGTGCATCGCCCATGTTGCCAATGCCGGTGCCTATGTAGATGCGTGGTTGCTGGGCCAGCAGCAGCTCGGGGTTGAGCGTGCCGTGCTCGCCGGGGATCAGCCCCTTGGCCACGTTTTTGCCGCCCGCAGCGTCCAGCAGCATGCCCACCAGCCCCACCATGGTGGCGCAGCATTCGTCGGCCAGGCCCACGCGGTTTTCCAGGAACACGGTGGGTGCTGGCGTGCCCGCAGGCAGTGTGCGCAGGCGCGACTGCACGCGCTCCAGCTCTGCCTTCCAGGTGGTCACAAAAGCATCTGCCTCCTTGCGCTTGCCCAGCACCTGGCCCAGCAGCTCTAGGCTGCGCGGCGTGTTGCGCAGCGGGTCGTGGCGGAAGTCGATGAACACCACGGCCACGCCAGCGGCTTCGAGCCGGGCCAGCGTCTCGCGGTGGCTCTGGCTGGGGCCGTGGCCGCTACCCAGGCCCAGGATGGCCACCTGCGGGCGCAGGGCAATGGCCTGCTCGTCGCTGAAGCTGCCGCTGCTGTTGCGGCCCACGCGGGTCACCTTGTCCAGCTGCGCAAAGCGCTGGCTCCACTGCTGGTAGCCGGGTGCGTCCAGGCTTTCGAAGTCGCCCATCATGCCCACCAGGCGGCGGGGCAGCTCGCCCTGCTCCAAGATGGCCAGGGCGGGCAGCAGGCGGCCTTCGCCCAGCAGGATGCGGTCTACCTGCGCGGGCACCGTGACGGTACGCCCCGCCAGGTCAGTGACGGTGATGGACGCTGGTGGGGCCGAGAGGGCCGGGGTGCTCCACAGCAGCGCGGCGGCACAGGCAGCGCCTGCGTAGGCAGCCAGTCGGGTCAGGAAATGCATGGGTTGGAAGGCAGGAAAGGGGGATCGATACACCTTTGATCATCTCATTATTGAGAATCATTTGTATTTATTATGTAATGTTGATAGCATTCCACGGCCGCTGGCTGGCCGTGTTTGCGCTGGCAACGAATACCTTTGTTGTATCTCCAGCACCGTCGCCAGCCGCGCCACTCCAAACCCTTCCCTTGCCCATGTCTGCCTGCCCTTCACCCATAGCCGTCAGCCCCTTGCGCGTGGCGTCAGCCGACCCCGCGTCGGATGCGATGCAGGACGCGCTGCGCAGCCACCTGGCGCGCCTGCGGGTACTGCGCCCGGGCCTGCACATGCACGCCGACGACGTGGTGGATGCGCAAGACTTCACCGCCAGTGGTGAACTGGATGCCGGGCTGCGCATCGTGGTGTTGCTGGAGGGCATGGTGGATGTGAGCTACGGCCCGCGCCGTGTGGCGTTGACATCGGGCGAAGCTGTGGCCGGGCGCACGCGCCCGGCGGGTGGGCGCGGCGCTGTCGTGCCCCGTGCCCTCATGGTGTCGGTGGCCGAGCCCGAGCGCTTTGAGCGCCGCGCCCGGCGCGGTGCCTATGCCCGGCGGGTGAGTGTGGGCGTGGGGGCCGAGTGGCTGGAGCAACTGGCCAGTGCGTCAGCCCCTGGCATGGCGGCGGTGGAGGCGTTTCGCCGCCAGCACCTGGCCATGCACCATTGGCAGCCGTCCACCCGTATCACTGCGCTGGCCGAGCAGATCACCCACGCGCCCGACCTGAGCGCGCCCCTTTTGCACCTGTACCTGGAAAGCCGCGCGCTGGAGCTAGTGAGTGAGGCCCTGGCCAGCCTGGCCCAGCATGCCCCCGGCCCGGCCCCAGCGCCCGCGCCAGCCCCAGCACCGGCCCATGCGGCGCTGCGCCTGTTGCCGCAGGAACATCGCCGCATTCAGGCGCTGCATGCCTACCTGCAGCGCGACGAGGCCATGGACGCATCGCTCGACGACCTGGCCCGCCAGGCGGGCACCAACGCCACCACCTTGCAGCGGCACTTTCGTGCGGTGTATGGCACCACCGTGTTCGACTTTGTGCGCGAAACCCGCTTGCAGCGTGCCCGTCGGTCGCTGGAGCATGATGGCCTGACCGTGGGCCAGGCGGCCCTGCTGGCGGGGTACAACAGCGCTGCCAACTTTGCCACCGCCTACCGCCGCCGCTTTGGCATGCCGCCCAAGCTGGCGCGGGCCCGGCTTTGAACAGGCACTGAGGTCGCGGCAGCGCCGCAAACATCTTTGTGGCTGCCGCAAACACGCATGGCAGCCGTGGCTGAAATTATCGAACCATTGGCCTAGTGCCCTCTTCACGGTGGGGCCCGCCGCTGCTCGCATGACCTCAACCTACCCTTCCATGACCGCTAAACACCACCCGCGCCCCTTGGCGCACGCCTTTCCATTGCACCCCGTTGCCTTGGCAAGCCTGATCGCCGTGCTGGCCATGCCGCAGGCCGCCCTGGCCCAAAGCAGCCCGTCTGCCACGGCCCCGGTCTTGCAGGAAGTGACCGTGAAATCCGCCCCCGAAACCCCCGACGCCTTGCCCGCTGCAGCCCCCGGTGGCAAGGTGGCGCGCGGTGCGCGCCTGGGTGTGCTGGGCAACGTGGGCGTGATGGACACGCCTTTCAACCAGACCGCCTACACCGCTGAGG
This Acidovorax sp. 106 DNA region includes the following protein-coding sequences:
- a CDS encoding iron ABC transporter permease, producing the protein MTFAARQPAQPAPQPLPASPAIPPESRASLHQRYRSLVRLRWWLLAALAAMLATSVAVDVALGPSTFALADVLRGLWAPQSLPAAQQVILWEVRLPYAVMAVLVGASLGLAGGEMQTALNNPLASPFTLGVSAAAAVGASGAVVGGLSLIVWGENMAVPLCAFAGAACATGLIQWLAWRQGASVETVVLFGIALLFSFEALLWLLQYLADSNALQQIVFWSMGSLGRATWVKIAIVGSVLALCLLWSARQAWALTALRAGEDQARSFGVPVERLRMLTLLRVSLLAATALSFVGTIGFVGLVGPHMARMLLGEDHRYYLPGSALAGALMLSLASILSKALIPGVVLPIGIITALVGVPLFMALVLRGRRVV
- a CDS encoding alpha/beta hydrolase; this translates as MPSAMPRRTALAATAASGLWLAGCAGPTQRSAPQGAEQAAHLPGATQRDWTDPASGLTWRVWVQAPQGPAPATGHPVLYVLDGNACFALAGQLARNSAGRPADMRGDQGSAVVVGLGHPSDAPYDQPARQRDYTPPAPGQRPAPQAGGADRLLDFIAHQVQPHLQKRFAIDPQRHTLFGHSFGGLLVLHALFTRPQQFTRYAAASPSVWWNQGQVMQTAQAFAQRHAPPQRAFQAQLQLRLGALERAEAAPNAARTAVLQERRMWEHIHQLTDALTALHWPELQVQLGVLPGLDHGAVMAPALIDALALAQSPRGFLL
- a CDS encoding ABC transporter substrate-binding protein: MHFLTRLAAYAGAACAAALLWSTPALSAPPASITVTDLAGRTVTVPAQVDRILLGEGRLLPALAILEQGELPRRLVGMMGDFESLDAPGYQQWSQRFAQLDKVTRVGRNSSGSFSDEQAIALRPQVAILGLGSGHGPSQSHRETLARLEAAGVAVVFIDFRHDPLRNTPRSLELLGQVLGKRKEADAFVTTWKAELERVQSRLRTLPAGTPAPTVFLENRVGLADECCATMVGLVGMLLDAAGGKNVAKGLIPGEHGTLNPELLLAQQPRIYIGTGIGNMGDAQKGAQRIVLGADATPEAARQSLARANQRRGINALQAVQQGRAYAIWHHYYNSPFNVVAVQVMAKWLYPELFADLDPQATLKALYARHQPIPLQGVYWTGL
- a CDS encoding helix-turn-helix transcriptional regulator gives rise to the protein MSACPSPIAVSPLRVASADPASDAMQDALRSHLARLRVLRPGLHMHADDVVDAQDFTASGELDAGLRIVVLLEGMVDVSYGPRRVALTSGEAVAGRTRPAGGRGAVVPRALMVSVAEPERFERRARRGAYARRVSVGVGAEWLEQLASASAPGMAAVEAFRRQHLAMHHWQPSTRITALAEQITHAPDLSAPLLHLYLESRALELVSEALASLAQHAPGPAPAPAPAPAPAHAALRLLPQEHRRIQALHAYLQRDEAMDASLDDLARQAGTNATTLQRHFRAVYGTTVFDFVRETRLQRARRSLEHDGLTVGQAALLAGYNSAANFATAYRRRFGMPPKLARARL